Part of the Chelmon rostratus isolate fCheRos1 chromosome 10, fCheRos1.pri, whole genome shotgun sequence genome is shown below.
CTGGGAGTGATATGTGGTGGGAACATGGAGGAAACATGTCTGCCTGGAAAAGTATGTCCATTTAACAACACGTGGACAGAGATGTTCAGTGTATAGCAGGGTGCCATCAGGCCTGAGCTCCCACTTTTAACTCTAAAAACTGGAATAAATGGTGAAgttgtgctttttaaacatcagcaaaatgtaaaatcatTGCAGAAATAATCACAACTTACACTATTATAGATGTAGTACAGTTATACTAGCTCCAGTTATAGTTTAtcatattgttattatttgttatatttgtgtCCTTAATGTGCATTTGGTCCCTGAATCCACTTCTTACaaccttttcatctttttcatcatCCAGCTTGTGATGTATGTGATTTTTAGGCCCTTTTCTTgataaatgtgcaaaacaaacttCATCAAACTTTCCACAAAGTTTCCCaccctcttcacacacacactccctatTCTTCTTATTTAACTTTCTGTCTCTATTTCAGCCTCTCCAATTCTCACGGTGAGTGTCTCCCATGCTTGATTGGCTGACAATAGCGTACGATCTGTCCAGATGGTGTGCCTGTAGGCCCTGTTGACAGCACTGTgttcccgtgtgtgtgtgtgtgtgtgtgtgtgtgtgtgttgggagggggTTGGTCACTCCATCTTTGTTCGATGGGGCACACTTCCTTTGTGCAGCCGGCCTCAGTGTCATTAACACTGAAGTGTGGGAAGCCTGGGACCACAGCGGCTCCCACGTTCCACACAGGCAGGAAGGGAGCGTGTGACTGAGACGTGGCCAGCGGCAGGCAGGTcagccagctgtgtgtgtgtgtgtgggagggaaagTGAAGGAGAGTGTGGCTGTCTCTGTGAGTATGTGGGGGGTTTGCCTGATGTGTGAACATGTGCTGGGAGTGTGGAGACTGTTAGGATGTTTACAGTTGAAGCAGTTTTCTTCAGATCATCGTGTTCGTCTGCCGTCAAATGAAAGCGGACAGACTGAActtcaaaagcagcaaaatatcCTGTGTTAGTATTACAGATCTGGTTCAAAACCATCACTTAAcacttcattattattatttattacagtGATGATTTCAAAGCTCctgaaaatatgttgttttctcTATAAAATGAAACAGTAGCTGATTAATTCGCAATTAAGTAAGAAACATTAAGGAAAACATCTTTAGCTAGTTAcaaatgaatgatttaatgTCTAATAAACACTCAAAAACtgatttgatcagatttgattaaACAACTTAACTAACCTAACTGTCATTATTCATATACTCTACATTCTAAGATATTAGATGTATTAGATATATTGTAATCTAAGAGGATTTTTATCTTATTACAGCTTGCCTCAGTTCTGTCAGTTGTGATAACATTGTTCTTAAAAATAATTGCTTAGATCCTCCAACAAGGTCTGATGCAAGCAGCAACAAGTCAACAGTGTATCCAGATTATCTAAAACACTTCATTTAGAGGGAAATCTGAAAGTGAGAGCACTCTAATGTCAGTAATAAAACCTTTTTGCACAAGAAAACACCTGGTGAAACAACTAATATTGTTCTAATTTTGACGGATGATGAACCAGCCGTCATTATAATAAGACGCTGAATaagaaaacaggttttcttggcctttaattaaaaaactatTTTGGTGTGTGGGCCACATATTCTCTTTTCTTCATCAAGTACACTTTATTCCCTCAAACCTGCGGAGGAGCTCTTTTTCTATTCATCTCTGAGACGTCTCAACTGTTGCACAGCTCCATGAGCAAAGTCTGCCGTGTCAAACTGGTGGAAGTGGCTGCATGTTGGCCTTTTCTAATGCTTGGCCCTGCGTAACACCCACGTGTGCCTGGTGGCGGAGGCACTTTGTGCTCAATTTCGTGGCGGTGGAGATGACATGAGACAGCGGCGTGCTTCCCTCTGGGGTCACCACTTTCCCATATCAACACAAGCAACGGGTCAGTCTCCCAGCTACACCCCCCTCCTCGCTCCCCACCGCCCCACCCCGGGCTCTTTCTCTCGCGGTCTATTCCTCCACCTGCTCCCCGGAGACACACTCATTGTCCCCACGGCTATAAACACTTCATTGAGCATGTGGCAGCCCTGCGTTCCTCAAAGCCCTTCCCAGCGCTCTCATTGGCCCGGGGACTGTGAGAAACTCCAACAAGCCCAAGACCCACACATTCATATGGAGATTTGGGTGTATAAATACAGGgcggaggcagaggagaaggcaGCTCAGATTCAACTGGCTCTTCATACCGAGCAGGAACGCTCTGACTCTACAGCTATGGCACCCACTGTTTTTGGACAAGCAAGCTTTCCTAAGGATCACCTGACTCCTGCTCATAAGGTACACTTGATTTCTATAAAGACACATAACTCCCTCGCTCAATTGTGCTCATTTGATGTGAAgaggtttgatttgttttctaaatgatttttctctttcttttcttcagctgaGAAAGCCAATGGTGGAGAAACTGCGCAGAGACCGCATCAACACCAGCATCGAGCAGCTGAAGTCCCTGCTGGGCCCCGAGTTCCTCAGGCAGCAGCCTGACTCCAAGCAGGAGAAGGCAGACATCTTGGAGATGGCCGTGTCCTATCTGAGaggctggcagcagcagaagcagcagcagcagcagcaggccagcgtGGCCTCCGCCTTGATGACGGCCGGTGACGGCTACTCCCGCTGCGTGCAAGAGGCCGTGAGCTTCCTGTCCCACTGTGAGGTCCAGACCCAGGCCCACAGACGGCTGCTCAGCCACTTCCAGGGTCTGCAGGCGTC
Proteins encoded:
- the LOC121613162 gene encoding transcription factor HES-5-like; translation: MEIWVYKYRAEAEEKAAQIQLALHTEQERSDSTAMAPTVFGQASFPKDHLTPAHKLRKPMVEKLRRDRINTSIEQLKSLLGPEFLRQQPDSKQEKADILEMAVSYLRGWQQQKQQQQQQASVASALMTAGDGYSRCVQEAVSFLSHCEVQTQAHRRLLSHFQGLQASSRTSHSPSTLSPPGSPLHQVSSSKGVSQASGALWRPW